One genomic region from Phocoena sinus isolate mPhoSin1 chromosome 3, mPhoSin1.pri, whole genome shotgun sequence encodes:
- the LOC116750997 gene encoding LOW QUALITY PROTEIN: CDK-activating kinase assembly factor MAT1-like (The sequence of the model RefSeq protein was modified relative to this genomic sequence to represent the inferred CDS: inserted 1 base in 1 codon) has protein sequence MPLKKLPPQRCGERFVRGAGNCPECGTPLRKSNFRVQLFEDPTVDXEVEIQKNVLKIYNKREEDFPSLREYNDFLEEVEEIVFNLTNNMDLDNTEKKMEIDQKENKDVIQKNKLKPTREQEELEEALEVERQENEQRRLFIQKEEQLRQILKRKNKQAFLDELENIKMGQHISLAPIQKLEEALYEYQPLQVETCGPQVPELEMLGRLGASLVENKQSGPQEAGFQRLGRLVQPHGS, from the exons ATGCCTTTGAAGAAATTGCCTCCCCAGCGGTGTGGGGAGAGGTTTGTGAGAGGAGCTGGAAACTGTCCTGAGTGTGGCACTCCACTTAGAAAGAGCAACTTCAGGGTACAACTCTTTGAAGATCCTACTGTTG AGGAAGTTGAGATTCAGAAAAACGTGCTAAAGATATACAATAAAAGGGAAGAAGACTTTCCTAGTCTAAGAGAATATAATGATTTCCTGGAAGAAGTGGAGGAAATTGTTTTCAACCTGACCAACAACATGGATTTGGACAACACcgaaaagaaaatggagatagaccaaaaggaaaacaaagatgtcattcagaaaaataagttaaagcCGACTCGGGAACAGGAGGAATTGGAAGAAGCTTTAGAGGTAGAACGAcaggaaaatgaacaaagaagactatttatacaaaaagaagaacaactGCGGCAGATTCTAAAAAGGAAGAATAAGCAGGCTTTTTTAGATGAACTGGAGA ACATCAAAATGGGTCAACATATTTCATTAGCACCCATTCAAAAGCTTGAGGAAGCTCTATATGAATACCAACCACTGCAAGTAGAGACTTGTGGACCACAAGTTCCTGAGCTTGAGATGCTAGGaagacttggggcttccctg GTGGAGAACAAGCAAAGCGGCCCTCAGGAAGCTGGCTTTCAGCGGCTGGGCAGGCTAGTGCAGCCCCATGGCTCTTGA